A region of the Polaribacter sp. L3A8 genome:
CGTTATTACATAATAAGTAGCTCTTAAATTAAGAGCTACTTTAAAAAAAACTCTTAAAAGCAAGTAATCAAAAAAAAAAAAATAAAGATTACGTAACACATAAAAACCATATTTATTGTACATTAGTCAAAAAAAAAATACTATATTACTCATTCACAGACAACTAATACTAACAAACAATCAATAATAATATTTAGCCCTTTTACATTTTTAAAATCTTTCTTACATGATGAACTATCTAAAAGAAACGAAATTATCTTGGGAAATAATTCGTTTTAAATTAGTACCCCCTAGCATTCATACGCCTCTTTTTAAAACAATTTTTAAAAAAGCTTCGCATTTTATAATGCCAATACTTTTTCTGTTTGGTTTTAATTCCAAAATACTAGCTCAAACAGAAGTAGTCAATACTTCTACTGTAAGTAGCTCCTCTTACACCATTTCTGGTGGTCCAAAACAGGTTTCTTTTGCTATCACTGGTGCTAATGGAGGAAACGGAACTACTACTGGTGGTGGTAAAGGAGCTATTATTAACGCAACCTATAACCTAAACAACGGAGACGTTATTAACTATCTAGTTGCAGAAGGCGGTTTTGGCGGTAGTGAAGCTGGTGGTGCTGGTAGTACTGGTATATACATTAACGGCACCTTAGTACTAGTTGCTGGTGGTGGTGCTGGTGGAGATAATTCTGCTGGTGCAGTTGGTTTGGGTGCTAATAGCACAACAAACGGAGATAACGGAGTAGGAATTGGTGGTGGTGCTGGTGGAACTAATGGTGCTGGTGGTGGTGCAACCGTTGGGGCTGGTGCTGGTGGAGGAGGTATAAACTCCGCAGGTGCTAATACAGCAAGTGTTCTTGGTTCTGGTGGAGGTACTGCTACTGCCAATTATTCTTTAGCTGCTGGAGGAACCTCTGCAATTGGTAGTGGTAGTGGCGGTAGAGGACTTACTGGTGGTGGTGCTGGTGGAGTTAATTACGCTGGTGGTGCTGGTGGTTATTCTGGTGGTGGTGCTTCCGGTAATGGTGGTTCTGCTGGTGGTGGAGGTTCTTATGTTAACACTACTCTTACTACTTATCTTACTAGTATTATTACAGCTGGAGCTGATGGAGCAACAAATGGAGGAAACCAAGCAAACGGAACTGATGGAAGTGTAAAAATTACAGTTACAGACTTAACAGATACAGACAATGACGGTATTGCAGATGTTAACGATGAAGATAGTGACAATGATGGTATTTTAGATGCTGACGAAGGTTGTTCTGCTATTACAGGTACTACATTTAATTTAGTACCTGCAGAAAGCGTTATAGGCAATATAGCTGCTGGTGGTAAATTAGTTTATAAAGATGCCGCAGGTAATAAAGTAGTTTTAGAAGCTGCAGGAACTGTTGGTACTAATAATGGTTTTACAATTGCAGATGGAGGTGCAGACCCAAATGATGGTACAACTATAAAAAATATTACTACAGGTGAAATAATTTTCGAAGTCATTGCAAATGACGCAAACGACCAACCCAAATTAAAAGTATCTGCGTTTTCTGCAAATGGTACTGCTTTTAATATTGAATCTATTGGTTTAGGTGGTATTGGTAATATGGACAACTCTACAGCACAAGATGCGATTGCAGCAAGTGTTCCTGGTTTTTGGTCTAATTTAGTAGCCAGTGGAAACGCATTAAGTAGTGCTCAAATAACTACTTCTCCTGTTGGAGCAACAGCCGTTTCTAATATAACTCAAGCAGAATTAGCCATATATAATTTTAATAATTTTGTATCACAAGGAGCTGTTTCTGAAGTTATTTTTAATCACAGCGATGATTTAGTTCAAGATGGATATAATGCAACTTTTACCCCAAAAACTCCTGTAAACTCATTTTTTATAATTGTAGATGACATCACAACTAGTGATGCAGATGGGCGACAAATCCTTACACATCTTTTAACTACATCAATAACTATTTCTGGTACTATTTGTAGAGATACCGACAGTGACGGAATACCTGATAATTTAGATTTAGATAGTGACAACGATGGTTGTAGTGATGCTATAGAAGCAGGTACAACTACTAACCAATCAACAAACTATCAATTTCCATCTAACGATGTAAGTGCTACAGGTGTACCAAATACAGCTGCTACACCAAACACTTCTGGAAATTACATAAATGCAGCAGTAACATCTTGCGATTGTCCATTTGCTTCTGGTATAGATACCGATGGCGATGGTCTAGATGACACTTGTGACCAAGACAATGACAATGATGGTATTTTAGATACAGATGAATGTATGGGTATCGTATATTCTGTACCTTTAGTTACAGAAGGTTTTGAGGCAGCTAGTTTTGTTACAGATGCTGGTGTTGATGACGCTGCTTGTTTATTTAGTCCTAGTTTTAACATACCAAAAGGTGGGGGTATTAATCTTTTAGACCCTTCAACAATAACAGGTTGGCAACCAACAACGGGTGTTGTAGAGGCTACTAAAGGCTTGCATCCGGTACCATCGGGTAAAGCTGCTGTTTTTAATGCATTTGCAGCAGATGCAAGTGATGCCACTAATATTTGTAGAGGTCTTGATGTAGATCATAATGGAAATGGTAGGTTTGGAGAAATTGTTTCTATAAATAACGTAACTGTAGTAGCAGGTGTATCGTATTCTGTAGCGGTTTATGCAGCAGAAGTTTCAAATACAGATCCGTTTGTAAATTCTTATTCTTTTAAGTTTTATAATGCTGGTACAACCACACTTGCAGGAATTCCTGATTTTAGTTTAAATAATATTACACAGGGTAACCAAAATTGGCAGTTAAACGAAACAGATTTTGTTGCATCAGTAACAAAAAATATAGATATTGTTTTAGTGCAAACTAATCCAGAAGAATTTGGGGCAGATATTGCTTTAGATGCATTTAGTATTTTAAGAGGTACATGTTCTGGAGACACAGATAAAGATGGTGTTTTAAACATTTATGATTTAGATTCAGATAACGATGGTATTCCAGATGTTATAGAAGCAGGAGGTACAGATGCAAACAATGATGGAAGAGCAGATGATGATGATAACAATGCAGACAATACAGGTTCAAATGGTATTCCAACTTCAGCTGGTACAGGTCTTACACCAACAAGTACAGATGGAGATAGTATTCCAGATTACTTAGACTTAGATTCAGATAACGATGGTATTCCAGATGTAACAGAAGCAGGAGGAACAGATGCAAACAATGATGGAAGAGCAGATGATGATGATAACAATGCAGACAATACAGGTTCAAATGGTATTCCCACCTCAGCAGGTACAGGTCTTACACCAACAAGTACAGATGGAGATAGTGTTCCAGATTACTTAGATTTAGATGCAGATAATGATGGAATTCCTGATAATATAGAAGGACAAACTACAATAGGTTATGTAGCACCTTCAGGAGCAGACACCGATAATGATGGTTTAGATGATGCTTATGATCAAGATTGTACCGGAGCAAATTGTTCTGGTGTAAGCGGAGCAATTATCAACCCTGTAAACGCAGACAATACCGATACTGCAGATTATATAGATTTAGATGCAGATAATGATGGTATTTTTGATGTTATTGAATCAGGAAGTGGATTGGCAAATGATGGTAATGGCGTTGTAACTGGTGCTGTAGGTACTAACGGATTAGTAGATGCAATAGAAACAGGCGATTCAGACCAAGGGTATACGGATGTAAATGGAGAGTATGACAATACTCAAGCAGATAATTTTACAGATACAGATAACGATGTAAATACCGGTGGAGATGTAGATTATAGAGATGCTCAAGATAATGACAATGATAAAGATGGTGTTCCAGATAGTGTAGATTTAGATGACGATAATGATGGTATTTTAGATACTGAAGAATGTACTGTTCCATCTGCAAATATCTCACAAATTAGTAGCTCTTTTGTAGATTCTGGAGCTCCAGGAGACGTTGGTGACATCGCAGTATATTCCAATATTACTACTTATAACGGGGAAAGTATTGATTTAAGGGTAACCGTTTTATCAAATTCTAACCCAGCAAACATGACTGTTAATATAGCAGGTGTAGGTTCGAGTCCTAACATATATCCTATTTTTTTAGGAGGAAACCAATTTTCTTTTGACGGAGATTCTGCATCATTAAAATTTGAATACCTAATTTCTGGTACCAACACATTAATTCCTGTTATAGCAAGTTTTGTTTGGAAAGATATCGACCTTGTAACAGGTTTCTCTAGCGGTAACGGTACAGAGTCTATTACATTTAACACCAATGAAATTGCTGCCTATACGGTAGATACTCCTACAAATATTATAGTTAATTCTGTAGGTGGAGAAACTGTGTTTACTTCATCACTTAATTCAAATACTAGTAACACTAAAATAATGGTAAAAACAGAGATGCTTAAAACAAGCTCTTTTACTGCTAGCTTTAGAAAAAGAGATGGGCCTACTAATGATACAGGTTATCTCTTTGGTTCAACCACATTTGCTAATCCTGTTAAAACCCAATTAATAGGTCAATGTGAAGATACCGATGGTGATAGTATTCCAGATTACTTAGATTTAGATTCAGATAACGATGGTATTCCAGATGTAACAGAAGCAGGAGGTACAGATGCAAACAATGATGGAAGAGCAGATGATGATGATAACAATGCAGACAATACAGGTTCAAATGGTATTCCAACTTCAGCTGGTACAGGTCTTACACCAACAAGTACAGATGGAGATAGTATTCCAGATTACTTAGACTTAGATGCAGACAATGATGGTATTCCAGATGTAACAGAAGCAGGAGGAATAGACCTTAATAATGATGGAAGAGCAGATGATGATGATAACAATGCAGATAACACAGGTTCAAATGGTATTCCCACCTCAGCAGGTACAGGTCTTACACCAACAAGTACAGATGGAGATAGTGTTCCAGATTACTTAGATTTAGATGCAGATAATGATGGAATTCCTGATAATATAGAAGGACAAACTACAACAGGTTATGTCGCACCTTCAGGAGCAGACACCGATAATGATGGTTTAGATGATGCTTATGATCAAGATTGTACCGGCACAAATTGTTCTGGTGTAAGCGGAGCAATTATCAACCCTGTAAACGCAGACAATGCCGATACTGCAGATTATATAGATTTAGATGCAGATAACGATGGTGTTTTTGATGTTATTGAATCAGGAAGTGGATTGGCAAATGATGGTAATGGCGTTGTAACTGGTGCTGTAGGTACTAACGGATTAGTAGATGCAATAGAAACAGGCGATTCAGACCAAGGATATACGGATATAAATGGAGAGTATGACAATACTCAAGCAGATAATTTTACAGATACAGATAACGATGTAAATACCGGTGGAGATGTAGATTATAGAGATGCTCAAGATAATGACAATGATAAAGATGGTGTTCCAGATAGCGTAGATTTAGATGATGACAATGACGGTATCTTAGATACTGATGAAGGCTTTAGTTGTCCTTCTACTTCTTACATAGATTTAGGACAAGCTTTTACAAACACTTCAACAAATACAAATGGAGGAAATGCTTCTGGTAATGTTGCAAACATTTATTCTTTTGGAGGTACAAGTGCTACTTTTAGTTATGAATTAATAAATGCTGCTCAATGGGTAGCGGGTGTGTCAAGTAAAGGGCCTACGGTTGGTGTAGATGGTAACTATATAAATACGCAACCCAATTTTACTAATTTCCCTTCAGGTTCTTTTTATCCTGCAAATGCAGCAACTATTAGTGCTGCAGTGTATAAAATAACTTTTACACAACCAGTATTTAATGTAGAATTTAAATGGGGTGGTTCTGATCATTCTGACAGAACTGATTTTTTAGCCAATTTAAACGGTTCAAATACTCCTTTAACAATTAGCAATAGTACACTAGCATCGGGAAGCTATAAAATTACAGGGCAATCTCTTGTAAGTAATGCTATCGGAGCAAATGCTCCATCTAATGCGGTCTTAATATCTTCTCAAGGGCCTTTAAATGAAATTATTATTGTAGTAGGTAAAGAAAATGGAGACAATAGTAATGCTACAACACAATTATTTGAACTTAAATATTGTGCGGCTTTAGATACGGATAATGATGGTATTCCAAATCATTTAGATTTAGACTCAGATAACGATGGTATTCCAGATGTAACAGAAGCAGGAGGAACAGATTCAAACAATGATGGAAGAGCAGATGACAATGATAACAATGCAGACAATACAGGTTCAAATGGTATTCCTACTTCAGCAAATACAGGTCTTATGCCAACAAGTTCAGATGCTGATGGTATTCTAGATTACTTAGACTTAGATGCAGATAATGATGGTATTCCAGATAATATAGAAGCACAAACTACTTTAGGTTATGTGGCTCCAACAGGAGTAGATACCGATAAGGATGGTTTAGATGATGCGTATGACCCAGATTGTACCGGCGCAAATTGTTCTGGTGTTACCGGAACTCTTATTGTACCCGTAAATACAGATGGTGCTGATACTGCAGATTATATAGATTTAGATGCAGATAATGATGGCATTTTTGATATTATTGAATCTGGAAGTGGATTAGCCAATGATGGAAGTGGTGTTGTAACAGGTGCTGTAGGCACTAACGGATTAGTAGATGCTATAGAAACCGGCGACACAGACCTAGGTTATACTGATGTAAATGGAGAGTATGACAATACACAAGCGGATAACTTTACAGACACCGATGGTGATGTAAGTACTGGTGGAGATGTAGATTATAGAGATGTACAGGATAATGACAATGATGGTATTCCTGATAGCGTAGATTTAGATGATGATAATGATGGTATTCCTGATACTGCAGAAAATGGAGTAAATTTTGCAGATGGCGATGAAGATGGAGACGGCATACCAAACTATAAAGATACTGCAGATACTGCAGGTGGTACTGGAGATGGTAGTACAACAGACTATACAGATTCTAATAACGATGGTATTCCAGATGTATATGATGCAGATGGCGATGGTATTCCTAATCATTTCGATTTAGATACAGACAACGATGGCATTCCAGATTTAATTGAAGCAGGTGGTGTAGATACCAATGGAGATGGTGTAATAGATTACCCAACTCTTGGAGACCCTACAACAATGGTAGATCTTGATGGTGACGGTTTAGCAGACACTTATGACGATACAGACACCGCAGGAAGTTCTACTGGTTGGTCTGCAGGAACTCCTATTTCTAATCCAGATTCAGATGGAGATGGAATTCCAGACGCACAAGATTTAGATGCAGATAATGATGGTATTCCAGATGTGGTAGAAGCAGGCGGAACAGATGCTAATGGAGATGGTAGAGCTGATAATTTTGTAGATATAGACAATGATGGTTTTAATGATCTTGTAGATGGTGATATAAACGGAACTACAGATCCAACAAAAGCATTAATTATTACAGGTACAGATGGTAATAGCGATGGTATTCCAGACAATTACTCGAATGGAGATACAGACGGAGATGGTCTTTTAGATAGTACAGACTTAGATGCAGACAACGATGGTATTCCAGATCTTGTGGAAGCAGGTGGTATTGACACCAATGGTGACGGACGTGTAGACACAAACACAGATGCAGACAAAGATGGTTTGGCAGATATTTATGATGAAAACGCAACAGACGGTCCAGGTCCTGACGGTACAAATGGTATAGCCTTGGTAGAAACTGATGCCGCTGGTAATATGCTAGATGGCGCTGGTATTCTATTGATAGTGATTCCGATGGAATTGCAGATCATTTAGACTTAGATGCAGACAACGATGGTATTCCAGATCTTGTGGAAGCAGGTGGTATTGACACCAATGGTGACGGACGTGTAGACACAAATACGGATGCAGACAAAGATGGTTTGGCAGATATTTATGATGAAAACGCAACAGACGGTCCAGGTCCTGATGGTACAAATGGTACAGCCTTGGTAGAAACTGATGCTACTGGTAATATGCTAGATGGCGCTGGTAATTCTATTGATAGTGATTCCGATGGAATTGCGGATCATTTAGATTTAGATGCAGACAACGATGGTATTCCAGACTTAATAGAAGCAGGTGGTGTAGATACTAATGGAGATGGTTTAGTAGACACAAATACAGATGCAGACAAAGATGGTTTGGCAGATATTTATGATCAAAATGCAACAGACGGTCCAGGTCCTGACGGTACAAATGGTACGGCACTGATAGAAACAGATAGTGCTGGTAATATGATTGGTGGTAATGGTAATACTGTTGATACCGATGGTGATGGAATTCCGAATCATTTAGACCTAGATTCTGACAACGATGGTATTGTAGATCTTATTGAAGCAGGCGGAACAGATACTAACAAAGATGGTAAAGTAGACACTACAACAGATACGGACAATGATGGTTTTGATGACGCTGTAGATGGCTCTATAGGTACGCCTTTAATTACAACTACTGCTGATACAAACAATGATGGAATAGCAGATACATACACAAATGGAGATGCTGATTCAGATAATTTCCCTAACTTTTTAGACATTGATGCAGATAACGATGGAATCCCTGATAATATTGAAGGACAAACTACTAGTGGTTACATAACTCCAAGTGGCATTGGTACTGCTATGGCAGACACAAATAATAATGGTGTAGATGATAATTATGAAACAAGTGGAATTGGTTTTGTCCCAGAAAACACAGACGGTACAGATTTAGCAGATTATTTAGATACAGACTCAGACAATGATGGTATTCTTGATATTGCTGAAAACGGACATACAGCAAATGTTGCTTCAGGAAATGATGCGGATAAAGATGGATTAGACGATGCTTTTGATGATAATGATGATTCTGCTACTAATGGTGCTACCGTTAACGATGGTGCTAATGGTAATAACGCAATAACCACTTTAACTACTTTAGAGAATTCTTTTGGTGATGAAGATAATGACTTTAATCCTAACAATCCTGCTACTGGTAATCTTGACTATAGAGATATTAAAGATACTGACAAAGACGGTATTCCAGATAGCGTAGATCTAGATGATGATAATGATGGTATTCCTGATACTGCAGAAAATGGAGTAAATTTTGCAGATGGCGATGAAGATGGAGACGGCATACCAAACTACAAAGACACAACCGATAACGGAAACGGTGGAGATGGTAGTACAACGGACTATACAGATTCTAATAACGATGGTATTCCAGATGTTTATGATACAGATGGCGATGGTATTCCTAATCATTTAGATTTAGATACAGACAACGATGGCATTCCAGATATTGTAGAAGCTGGTGGTGTAGATACCAATGGAGATGGTGTAATAGATTACCCAACTCCTGGAGACCCTACAACAATGGTAGATCTTGATGGTGACGGTTTAGCAGACACTTATGACGATACAGACACCGCAGGAAGTTCTACTGGTTGGTCTGCAGGAACTCCTATTTCTAATCCAGATTCAGATGGTGATGGCATTCCAAATGCACAAGATTTAGATGCAGATAATGATGGTATTCCAGATGTGGTAGAAGCAGGCGGAACAGATGCTAATGGAGATGGTAGAGCTGATAATTTTGTAGATATAGACAATGATGGTTTTAATGATCTTGTAGATGGTGATATAAACGGAACTACAGATCCAACAAAAGCACTAATTATTACAG
Encoded here:
- a CDS encoding beta strand repeat-containing protein; this encodes MMNYLKETKLSWEIIRFKLVPPSIHTPLFKTIFKKASHFIMPILFLFGFNSKILAQTEVVNTSTVSSSSYTISGGPKQVSFAITGANGGNGTTTGGGKGAIINATYNLNNGDVINYLVAEGGFGGSEAGGAGSTGIYINGTLVLVAGGGAGGDNSAGAVGLGANSTTNGDNGVGIGGGAGGTNGAGGGATVGAGAGGGGINSAGANTASVLGSGGGTATANYSLAAGGTSAIGSGSGGRGLTGGGAGGVNYAGGAGGYSGGGASGNGGSAGGGGSYVNTTLTTYLTSIITAGADGATNGGNQANGTDGSVKITVTDLTDTDNDGIADVNDEDSDNDGILDADEGCSAITGTTFNLVPAESVIGNIAAGGKLVYKDAAGNKVVLEAAGTVGTNNGFTIADGGADPNDGTTIKNITTGEIIFEVIANDANDQPKLKVSAFSANGTAFNIESIGLGGIGNMDNSTAQDAIAASVPGFWSNLVASGNALSSAQITTSPVGATAVSNITQAELAIYNFNNFVSQGAVSEVIFNHSDDLVQDGYNATFTPKTPVNSFFIIVDDITTSDADGRQILTHLLTTSITISGTICRDTDSDGIPDNLDLDSDNDGCSDAIEAGTTTNQSTNYQFPSNDVSATGVPNTAATPNTSGNYINAAVTSCDCPFASGIDTDGDGLDDTCDQDNDNDGILDTDECMGIVYSVPLVTEGFEAASFVTDAGVDDAACLFSPSFNIPKGGGINLLDPSTITGWQPTTGVVEATKGLHPVPSGKAAVFNAFAADASDATNICRGLDVDHNGNGRFGEIVSINNVTVVAGVSYSVAVYAAEVSNTDPFVNSYSFKFYNAGTTTLAGIPDFSLNNITQGNQNWQLNETDFVASVTKNIDIVLVQTNPEEFGADIALDAFSILRGTCSGDTDKDGVLNIYDLDSDNDGIPDVIEAGGTDANNDGRADDDDNNADNTGSNGIPTSAGTGLTPTSTDGDSIPDYLDLDSDNDGIPDVTEAGGTDANNDGRADDDDNNADNTGSNGIPTSAGTGLTPTSTDGDSVPDYLDLDADNDGIPDNIEGQTTIGYVAPSGADTDNDGLDDAYDQDCTGANCSGVSGAIINPVNADNTDTADYIDLDADNDGIFDVIESGSGLANDGNGVVTGAVGTNGLVDAIETGDSDQGYTDVNGEYDNTQADNFTDTDNDVNTGGDVDYRDAQDNDNDKDGVPDSVDLDDDNDGILDTEECTVPSANISQISSSFVDSGAPGDVGDIAVYSNITTYNGESIDLRVTVLSNSNPANMTVNIAGVGSSPNIYPIFLGGNQFSFDGDSASLKFEYLISGTNTLIPVIASFVWKDIDLVTGFSSGNGTESITFNTNEIAAYTVDTPTNIIVNSVGGETVFTSSLNSNTSNTKIMVKTEMLKTSSFTASFRKRDGPTNDTGYLFGSTTFANPVKTQLIGQCEDTDGDSIPDYLDLDSDNDGIPDVTEAGGTDANNDGRADDDDNNADNTGSNGIPTSAGTGLTPTSTDGDSIPDYLDLDADNDGIPDVTEAGGIDLNNDGRADDDDNNADNTGSNGIPTSAGTGLTPTSTDGDSVPDYLDLDADNDGIPDNIEGQTTTGYVAPSGADTDNDGLDDAYDQDCTGTNCSGVSGAIINPVNADNADTADYIDLDADNDGVFDVIESGSGLANDGNGVVTGAVGTNGLVDAIETGDSDQGYTDINGEYDNTQADNFTDTDNDVNTGGDVDYRDAQDNDNDKDGVPDSVDLDDDNDGILDTDEGFSCPSTSYIDLGQAFTNTSTNTNGGNASGNVANIYSFGGTSATFSYELINAAQWVAGVSSKGPTVGVDGNYINTQPNFTNFPSGSFYPANAATISAAVYKITFTQPVFNVEFKWGGSDHSDRTDFLANLNGSNTPLTISNSTLASGSYKITGQSLVSNAIGANAPSNAVLISSQGPLNEIIIVVGKENGDNSNATTQLFELKYCAALDTDNDGIPNHLDLDSDNDGIPDVTEAGGTDSNNDGRADDNDNNADNTGSNGIPTSANTGLMPTSSDADGILDYLDLDADNDGIPDNIEAQTTLGYVAPTGVDTDKDGLDDAYDPDCTGANCSGVTGTLIVPVNTDGADTADYIDLDADNDGIFDIIESGSGLANDGSGVVTGAVGTNGLVDAIETGDTDLGYTDVNGEYDNTQADNFTDTDGDVSTGGDVDYRDVQDNDNDGIPDSVDLDDDNDGIPDTAENGVNFADGDEDGDGIPNYKDTADTAGGTGDGSTTDYTDSNNDGIPDVYDADGDGIPNHFDLDTDNDGIPDLIEAGGVDTNGDGVIDYPTLGDPTTMVDLDGDGLADTYDDTDTAGSSTGWSAGTPISNPDSDGDGIPDAQDLDADNDGIPDVVEAGGTDANGDGRADNFVDIDNDGFNDLVDGDINGTTDPTKALIITGTDGNSDGIPDNYSNGDTDGDGLLDSTDLDADNDGIPDLVEAGGIDTNGDGRVDTNTDADKDGLADIYDENATDGPGPDGTNGIALVETDAAGNMLDGAGILLIVIPMELQII